In Herbaspirillum sp. WKF16, one genomic interval encodes:
- a CDS encoding D-amino acid dehydrogenase, whose product MSRRGSSMRVVILGSGVIGVTSAWYLAKAGHEVTVLERQDGPALETSFGNAGQISPGYASPWAAPGIPLKALKWMFQEHAPLAIRPDGTLRQLRWMWQMLRNCNAASYAVNKERMVRLAEYSRDCFRELRADTGIPYEGRQQGTLQLFRTQEQLDGAAKDIAVLSEAGVPYELLSADRLAQAEPALAKVRGKLAGGLRLPNDETGDCQLFTSRLAGMAEELGVKFRYGVSIDALAMAGDKIGGVVCGRELVQADAYVVALGSHSPQLLRDVPALPEIPVYPLKGYSITVPIVDAAAAPVSTILDETYKIAVTRFDDRIRVGGMAEIVGYDKSLSAKRRATLELVVNDLFPGAGDTAQASFWTGLRPMTPDGTPVVGATPLSNLYINTGHGTLGWTMSCGSGKLLSDLISGRRPAIAHDDLSVARYMGGFGHGHAPRLAGA is encoded by the coding sequence ATATCAAGACGGGGGTCATCCATGCGTGTCGTCATTCTCGGAAGCGGTGTCATCGGCGTCACCAGCGCCTGGTACCTGGCCAAGGCAGGCCACGAAGTCACCGTGCTGGAACGCCAGGACGGCCCGGCGCTGGAGACCTCGTTCGGCAACGCCGGCCAGATCTCGCCCGGCTACGCTTCGCCCTGGGCCGCGCCCGGTATCCCGCTGAAGGCGCTGAAGTGGATGTTCCAGGAGCACGCGCCGCTGGCGATCCGCCCGGACGGCACGCTGCGCCAGCTGCGCTGGATGTGGCAGATGCTGCGCAACTGCAATGCCGCCAGCTATGCCGTGAACAAGGAACGCATGGTGCGCCTGGCCGAATACAGCCGCGACTGCTTCCGCGAGCTGCGCGCCGATACCGGCATCCCCTATGAAGGCCGCCAGCAAGGCACGCTGCAGCTGTTCCGCACACAGGAACAGCTGGACGGCGCGGCCAAGGACATCGCCGTGCTGTCGGAGGCCGGCGTGCCCTACGAACTGCTCTCGGCCGACCGGCTGGCGCAAGCCGAACCGGCGCTGGCCAAGGTGCGCGGCAAGCTCGCCGGCGGCCTGCGCCTGCCCAACGACGAAACCGGCGACTGCCAGCTGTTCACCAGCCGCCTGGCCGGGATGGCCGAGGAGCTGGGCGTGAAGTTCCGCTACGGCGTCTCGATCGACGCGCTGGCCATGGCCGGCGACAAGATCGGCGGCGTGGTGTGCGGGCGCGAACTGGTGCAGGCCGACGCCTACGTGGTGGCGCTGGGCTCGCACTCGCCGCAGCTGCTGCGCGATGTGCCGGCGCTGCCTGAGATCCCGGTCTATCCGCTCAAGGGCTACTCGATCACGGTGCCCATCGTCGACGCCGCCGCCGCGCCGGTCTCCACCATCCTGGACGAGACCTACAAGATCGCCGTCACCCGCTTCGACGATCGCATCCGCGTGGGCGGCATGGCCGAGATCGTGGGCTACGACAAGAGCCTGAGCGCCAAGCGCCGCGCCACGCTGGAGCTGGTGGTCAACGACCTGTTCCCGGGCGCCGGCGACACTGCGCAAGCCAGCTTCTGGACCGGCCTGCGTCCGATGACGCCGGATGGCACGCCGGTGGTGGGCGCCACGCCGCTCTCCAATCTCTACATCAACACCGGCCACGGCACGCTGGGCTGGACCATGTCCTGCGGCTCCGGCAAGCTGCTCTCGGACCTGATCTCGGGCCGCCGCCCGGCGATCGCCCACGACGACCTCTCGGTGGCGCGCTACATGGGCGGCTTCGGTCACGGCCACGCGCCGCGCCTGGCGGGAGCATAA
- a CDS encoding FlxA-like family protein: MAVISEYAETETAVANPVADTLDNDPSELIAQLSNRIVILQQQSHSLNRFPANKDGKQQRSLLQQQIRTLYQQIFLLEQQSAGKRRHGDNYLSMALSVAAHAANAYSRDVFAAG; encoded by the coding sequence ATGGCAGTCATTTCCGAATACGCGGAAACCGAAACGGCAGTGGCAAATCCGGTCGCCGACACGCTGGACAACGATCCGTCCGAGCTGATCGCCCAATTGAGCAATCGCATCGTCATCCTGCAGCAGCAATCGCACTCCCTGAATCGCTTCCCGGCCAACAAGGACGGCAAGCAGCAGCGCTCGCTGCTGCAGCAGCAGATCCGCACGCTATACCAGCAGATCTTCCTGCTGGAGCAGCAAAGCGCGGGCAAGCGCCGGCATGGCGACAACTACCTGAGCATGGCATTGTCGGTGGCGGCCCACGCCGCCAACGCCTATAGCCGCGACGTGTTCGCCGCCGGCTGA
- the alkB gene encoding DNA oxidative demethylase AlkB encodes MTLDLFATLEPQPSREPIAPGAVLLRAFAWAQQEELAAAVAQVIAQSPLRHMQTPGGFRMSVAMSNCGEYGWVTDRRGYRYQGDDPLSGDPWPEMPGAFRELAVRAAQEAGFRGFDPDACLVNRYEPGARMSLHQDKNEQDMGQPIVSVSLGLPATFLFGGMERADKPRKMRLESGDVVVWGGPARLLYHGVDALPEGEHPLTGRCRYNLTFRRAR; translated from the coding sequence ATGACCCTGGACCTGTTTGCAACGCTGGAGCCGCAGCCCTCGCGCGAACCCATCGCGCCGGGCGCGGTGCTGCTGCGCGCCTTCGCCTGGGCGCAGCAGGAGGAGCTGGCGGCGGCGGTGGCGCAGGTCATCGCGCAGTCGCCGCTGCGCCACATGCAGACGCCGGGCGGCTTTCGCATGTCGGTGGCGATGAGCAATTGCGGGGAGTACGGCTGGGTCACCGACCGGCGCGGCTATCGCTACCAGGGGGATGATCCGCTGTCGGGCGATCCCTGGCCGGAGATGCCCGGCGCATTTCGCGAATTGGCCGTGCGCGCGGCGCAGGAGGCCGGCTTCCGCGGCTTCGATCCGGACGCTTGTTTAGTCAACCGCTACGAACCCGGGGCGCGCATGTCGCTGCACCAGGACAAGAACGAGCAGGACATGGGGCAGCCCATCGTCTCGGTCTCGCTGGGTTTGCCGGCCACCTTCCTGTTCGGCGGCATGGAGCGTGCCGACAAGCCGCGCAAGATGCGCCTGGAAAGCGGCGACGTGGTGGTCTGGGGCGGGCCGGCGCGGCTGCTGTACCACGGCGTCGACGCCTTGCCCGAGGGCGAGCACCCGCTCACCGGGCGCTGCCGCTACAACCTGACCTTCCGTCGCGCCCGCTGA
- a CDS encoding DNA topoisomerase IB has protein sequence MGHTASERDGYHEEAADIARQNGLRYMSDDMPGITRSRHGKGFSYHDAAGRAIHDKEEIERLRSLAIPPAWDEVWISPWANGHIQATGRDARGRKQYRYHPHWRLVRDDAKYERMLSFAQALPAIRRAVYEDLHRPGLHRQKVVASIVHLLQATLMRVGNDEYARENKSFGLTTLRNRHVRIDGSDVLFRFRGKSGVQHEIKLHDPYVVRLIRKMRDLPGQELFQYVDDDGQAHSIDSGDVNAYLREVTGEDFSAKDFRTWAGTVLATLALQAFEVFDSQAQAKKNVVRAIENVAKKLGNTPSICRKCYVHPAVVESYLGGGFTDLLEERVKHELVEELHALTPEEAAVLALLQQRLREADEDAGRARRPAPRQDRTAGERKRQAPARPAVHRSHA, from the coding sequence ATGGGACATACCGCCAGCGAGCGCGACGGATATCACGAGGAAGCGGCCGACATCGCGCGCCAGAACGGCCTGCGCTACATGAGCGACGACATGCCCGGCATCACGCGCAGCCGCCATGGCAAGGGCTTCTCCTATCACGACGCCGCAGGGCGCGCGATTCACGACAAGGAAGAAATCGAGCGCCTGCGCTCGCTGGCCATTCCGCCGGCCTGGGACGAGGTCTGGATCAGCCCCTGGGCCAACGGCCACATCCAGGCCACCGGCCGCGACGCGCGCGGACGCAAGCAATACCGCTATCACCCGCATTGGCGCCTGGTGCGCGACGACGCCAAGTATGAACGCATGCTCAGCTTCGCCCAGGCGCTGCCGGCGATCCGCCGCGCGGTGTACGAAGACCTGCACCGGCCCGGGCTGCACCGCCAGAAGGTAGTGGCCTCCATCGTGCACCTGCTGCAGGCCACGCTGATGCGCGTGGGCAACGATGAATATGCGCGCGAAAACAAGTCCTTCGGCCTGACCACGCTGCGCAACCGGCACGTGCGCATCGACGGCAGCGACGTGCTGTTCCGCTTTCGCGGCAAGAGCGGCGTGCAGCACGAGATCAAGCTGCACGACCCCTACGTGGTGCGCCTGATCCGCAAGATGCGCGACCTTCCCGGACAGGAGCTGTTCCAGTACGTGGACGACGACGGCCAGGCGCACAGCATCGACTCGGGCGATGTCAACGCCTACCTGCGCGAGGTCACCGGCGAGGATTTCAGCGCCAAGGATTTCCGTACCTGGGCCGGCACCGTGCTGGCGACGCTGGCGCTGCAGGCCTTCGAGGTCTTCGACTCGCAAGCCCAGGCCAAGAAGAACGTGGTGCGCGCCATCGAGAACGTGGCCAAGAAACTGGGCAACACGCCCTCCATCTGCCGCAAGTGCTACGTGCACCCGGCAGTGGTGGAGAGTTACCTGGGAGGCGGCTTCACCGACTTGCTCGAAGAGCGGGTGAAACACGAACTGGTGGAGGAGCTGCACGCGCTGACGCCGGAAGAAGCCGCGGTATTGGCGCTGTTGCAGCAGCGGCTGCGCGAGGCCGATGAAGACGCCGGGCGGGCGCGCCGGCCGGCGCCGCGGCAAGACCGCACGGCGGGAGAAAGGAAACGCCAGGCTCCCGCCAGGCCGGCGGTACACCGGTCGCACGCCTGA
- the hppD gene encoding 4-hydroxyphenylpyruvate dioxygenase, with amino-acid sequence MGHADANFAPANSRDLFDNPMGTDGFEFVEYAAKDPAAIAAVLELMGFAAVARHRSKNVTLYRQGQINFIVNAEPESNASAFAQVHGASVNAMAFRVKDAAFVYRRALELGAEGVEAKLGPMELNIPAIRGIGGSLLYLVDRYGDNGSIYDVDFQFFPDAERNPRGVGLTYIDHLTHNVVRGAMDTWSSFYTRLFNFREIKYFDIEGKMTGLKSRAMTSPCGKIRIPINESADDKSQIEEFIRQYNGEGIQHIALGTDDIYRTVRDLRARGVPLQDTIDTYYDLVERRIPGHGEDLKALHELKILIDGAPTDGQGLLLQIFTQNVIGPVFYEIIQRKGNDGFGEGNFKALFESIELDQMRRGVI; translated from the coding sequence ATGGGTCACGCAGACGCCAATTTCGCCCCCGCCAACAGCCGGGACCTGTTCGACAACCCCATGGGCACCGACGGCTTCGAGTTCGTCGAATACGCCGCCAAGGATCCCGCGGCCATCGCCGCCGTGCTGGAGCTGATGGGTTTCGCCGCCGTGGCGCGTCACCGTTCCAAGAACGTCACGCTGTACCGCCAGGGCCAGATCAACTTCATCGTCAACGCCGAACCGGAGAGCAATGCTTCCGCCTTCGCCCAGGTGCACGGCGCCTCGGTCAACGCCATGGCCTTCCGCGTCAAGGACGCCGCCTTCGTCTACCGGCGGGCGCTGGAGCTGGGCGCCGAGGGCGTGGAAGCCAAGCTCGGCCCGATGGAACTGAACATCCCGGCCATCCGCGGCATCGGCGGCTCGCTGCTGTACCTGGTGGATCGCTACGGCGACAACGGCTCGATCTACGACGTCGATTTCCAGTTCTTCCCCGATGCCGAGCGCAATCCGCGCGGCGTGGGCCTGACCTACATCGACCACCTGACCCACAACGTGGTGCGCGGCGCGATGGACACCTGGTCGTCGTTCTACACCCGTCTCTTCAACTTCCGCGAGATCAAGTACTTCGACATCGAAGGCAAGATGACGGGCCTGAAGTCGCGCGCCATGACCAGCCCCTGCGGCAAGATCCGCATCCCGATCAACGAGAGCGCTGACGACAAGTCGCAGATCGAGGAATTCATCCGGCAGTACAACGGCGAAGGCATCCAGCACATCGCGCTGGGCACCGACGACATCTACCGCACCGTGCGCGACCTGCGCGCGCGCGGCGTGCCGCTGCAGGACACCATCGACACCTACTACGACCTGGTGGAGCGGCGCATCCCCGGCCACGGCGAAGACCTGAAAGCGCTGCATGAGCTGAAGATCCTGATCGATGGCGCGCCCACCGACGGCCAGGGCCTGCTGCTGCAGATCTTCACCCAGAACGTGATCGGTCCGGTGTTCTACGAGATCATCCAGCGCAAGGGCAACGACGGCTTCGGCGAGGGCAACTTCAAGGCCCTGTTCGAATCGATCGAGCTGGACCAGATGCGCCGCGGCGTGATCTGA
- a CDS encoding ABC transporter ATP-binding protein, producing MLQFDKVHTHYGAIEALHGVSLNVEKGEIVTLIGANGAGKTTLLMTLCGRPRASSGRILFEGEEITKLPTHEIMRRGLAISPEGRRVFPSLTVLENLKMGAFFATNDAIEQGIEHVFGLFPRLKERAAQRAGTMSGGEQQMLAIGRALMSRPRLLLLDEPTLGLAPLVIAQIFDIIRTIRESGVTVFLVEQNANKALGVADRGYVLENGHVVLSDTGANLLANSDVRKAYLGHG from the coding sequence ATGCTGCAGTTTGACAAGGTGCATACCCACTACGGCGCCATCGAAGCGCTGCATGGCGTGTCCCTGAACGTGGAGAAGGGCGAGATCGTCACCCTGATCGGCGCCAACGGCGCCGGCAAGACCACGCTGCTGATGACGCTGTGCGGTCGCCCGCGCGCTTCCTCCGGCCGCATCCTGTTCGAAGGCGAGGAGATCACCAAGCTGCCCACGCACGAGATCATGCGCCGCGGCCTGGCGATCTCGCCCGAGGGCCGGCGCGTGTTCCCCAGCCTGACGGTGCTGGAGAACCTCAAGATGGGCGCCTTCTTCGCCACCAACGACGCCATCGAGCAGGGCATCGAACACGTCTTCGGCCTGTTCCCGCGCCTGAAGGAACGCGCGGCGCAGCGCGCCGGCACCATGTCCGGCGGCGAGCAACAGATGCTGGCCATCGGGCGCGCGCTGATGAGCCGTCCGCGCCTGCTGCTGCTGGACGAGCCGACCCTGGGCCTGGCGCCGCTGGTGATCGCGCAGATCTTCGACATCATCCGCACCATCCGCGAGAGCGGCGTGACGGTGTTCCTGGTCGAGCAGAACGCCAACAAGGCGCTGGGCGTGGCCGACCGCGGCTACGTGCTGGAGAACGGCCACGTGGTGCTGTCCGATACCGGCGCCAACCTGCTGGCCAACAGCGACGTGCGCAAGGCATACCTCGGGCACGGCTGA
- a CDS encoding MFS transporter yields the protein MPGKQTVQVQTHNGAPEDADGLPREQRILAIVTVVLAVAIAVMDGSIANLALPSIAADLRATDADAIWIINSYQIAMAVCLLPLASLGEVIGYRRVYLCGLVLFTLSSLACAVSADMLQLSLARVAQGVGAAGILSVNTALIRFIYPSRLLGRAIGYNALVAGTSTALGPTVAGFILHFASWHWLFLINIPLGLLSLLIGWKALPFNPLSDRKYDLRSALVCMLFIGLLLYTVDAIGHVQGWGVVLGCALLTLASLAVLLKVQSATAPMLPLDLLRIPLFALSIGTSFCSFAAQMATFVMLPFMLQNHLGMSAARAGLLLTAWPIAVALTGVVAGKLSDRMSSGLLGGIGLAIMCAGLLSLLAIGAATPDGVIALQFAVCGFGFGLFQSPNNRTLISSAPRSRTGGASGMLGTGRLTGQTAGASVVAMMLTLYASPYALVLWCAAALAGAGCVVSLSRLRHHGAQG from the coding sequence ATGCCCGGAAAGCAGACAGTGCAAGTGCAGACCCATAACGGCGCCCCGGAAGACGCCGACGGACTCCCCCGCGAACAACGCATCCTTGCCATCGTCACCGTGGTGCTGGCCGTGGCCATCGCAGTCATGGACGGCTCCATCGCCAACCTGGCGCTGCCCTCGATCGCGGCCGACCTCAGGGCCACCGACGCCGACGCCATCTGGATCATCAACAGCTACCAGATCGCCATGGCGGTGTGCCTGCTGCCGCTGGCCTCGCTGGGCGAGGTGATCGGCTATCGCCGCGTCTACCTGTGCGGGCTGGTGCTGTTCACGCTGTCCTCGCTGGCCTGCGCGGTGAGCGCCGACATGCTGCAACTGAGCCTGGCGCGCGTGGCGCAGGGCGTGGGAGCGGCCGGCATCCTCTCGGTGAACACCGCGCTGATCCGCTTCATCTATCCCAGCCGCCTGCTGGGAAGGGCCATCGGCTACAACGCCCTGGTGGCCGGCACCTCCACCGCGCTGGGACCGACCGTGGCCGGCTTCATCCTGCACTTCGCCTCCTGGCATTGGCTGTTCCTGATCAACATTCCGCTCGGCCTGCTGTCGCTCTTGATCGGCTGGAAGGCGCTGCCCTTCAATCCGCTGTCGGACCGCAAGTACGACCTGCGCAGCGCGCTGGTGTGCATGCTCTTCATCGGCCTGCTGCTCTACACGGTGGACGCCATCGGCCACGTGCAGGGCTGGGGCGTGGTGCTGGGGTGCGCCTTGCTGACGCTGGCCAGCCTGGCGGTGCTGCTGAAGGTGCAATCGGCCACCGCGCCGATGCTGCCGCTGGACCTGTTGCGCATCCCGCTGTTCGCGCTCTCGATCGGCACCTCGTTCTGTTCCTTCGCGGCCCAGATGGCGACCTTCGTGATGCTGCCCTTCATGCTGCAGAACCACCTTGGCATGAGCGCCGCGCGCGCCGGCCTGCTGCTCACCGCCTGGCCCATCGCGGTGGCGCTGACCGGCGTGGTCGCGGGCAAGCTGTCGGACCGCATGTCCTCGGGCCTGCTGGGCGGCATCGGCCTGGCCATCATGTGCGCCGGGCTGCTGTCGCTGCTGGCCATCGGCGCGGCCACGCCGGATGGCGTCATCGCGCTGCAGTTCGCGGTATGCGGTTTCGGTTTCGGTCTGTTCCAGTCGCCCAACAATCGCACGCTGATCAGTTCGGCGCCGCGCTCGCGCACCGGCGGCGCCAGCGGCATGCTGGGCACCGGGCGCCTGACCGGGCAAACGGCCGGCGCCTCGGTGGTGGCGATGATGCTTACCCTGTATGCCTCACCCTATGCGCTGGTGCTGTGGTGCGCCGCCGCGCTGGCGGGGGCGGGCTGCGTGGTCAGCCTGTCGCGGCTGCGTCATCATGGGGCGCAGGGCTGA
- a CDS encoding Lrp/AsnC family transcriptional regulator — MSIINVDRFDLALLTELQRDGHITNSALGQKVHLSTSQISRRVQRLEEAHVIERYTAVLDPAVVGLGVTAFTTVTLDRQGETRGELFEKAVEAMPEVTECFSITGEADYILRIVAPDLAAFSEFMMARLLRLPGVTNVKSNITLKKVKQSHELPLEHVMQPVKSRQRIKFSQ; from the coding sequence ATGAGCATCATCAACGTCGATCGCTTCGATCTGGCCTTGCTGACCGAGCTGCAGCGCGACGGCCATATCACCAATAGCGCGCTGGGGCAGAAGGTGCACCTGTCGACCTCGCAGATCAGCCGCCGCGTGCAGCGGCTGGAAGAGGCCCACGTGATCGAACGCTATACCGCGGTGCTGGATCCGGCGGTGGTGGGGCTGGGCGTGACCGCCTTTACCACCGTGACCCTGGACCGCCAGGGCGAGACCCGCGGCGAGCTCTTCGAGAAGGCGGTGGAGGCGATGCCCGAGGTGACCGAGTGCTTCTCGATCACCGGCGAGGCCGATTATATCCTGCGCATCGTGGCGCCCGACCTGGCGGCCTTTTCCGAGTTCATGATGGCGCGCCTGCTGCGCTTGCCGGGCGTGACCAACGTCAAGTCCAACATCACCCTGAAGAAGGTCAAGCAGTCGCACGAGCTGCCGCTGGAACACGTGATGCAGCCGGTCAAGTCGCGCCAGCGCATCAAGTTCTCGCAATAG
- the ada gene encoding bifunctional DNA-binding transcriptional regulator/O6-methylguanine-DNA methyltransferase Ada — protein MSKQISRQTAALPVAPARVYLGDDARWAAVQQRDPAADGQFYYSVRSTGVYCRPSCAARPALRKNVAFHDSCAAAEAAGFRACKRCKPDQPPLEERQAQAVEQACRLIEQADSAPDLATLAEAVGISRYHFHRIFKAHTGLTPRAYADGRRAERMRRELPGSASVTEAIYDAGFNSSGRFYERSGEQLGMTPGAYRRGGSGERIRFAVAHCWLGELLVAATDKGICAVTLGDDAERLVRELQDRFPKAELVGGDPAFERTLAQVLGAVEDPRRGVELPLDVRGTAFQQRVWQALREVPPGVTLSYSELAGRVGSPAAVRAVASACGSNEIALLIPCHRIVRLDGSPSGYRWGVERKKALLEKEATVRTA, from the coding sequence ATGAGCAAGCAGATTTCCCGCCAGACAGCCGCGCTGCCCGTGGCACCCGCCCGCGTCTACCTCGGCGACGACGCGCGCTGGGCCGCCGTGCAGCAGCGCGACCCGGCGGCCGACGGCCAGTTCTACTACTCCGTGCGCAGCACCGGCGTGTATTGCCGGCCCTCCTGCGCGGCGCGTCCGGCGCTGCGCAAGAACGTCGCCTTCCACGACAGTTGCGCCGCCGCCGAGGCCGCAGGCTTTCGCGCCTGCAAGCGCTGCAAGCCCGACCAACCGCCGCTGGAGGAGCGCCAGGCGCAGGCGGTGGAGCAGGCCTGCCGCCTCATCGAGCAGGCCGACAGCGCGCCCGACCTGGCCACGCTGGCCGAGGCCGTGGGCATCAGCCGCTACCACTTCCATCGCATCTTCAAGGCGCACACCGGCCTCACTCCGCGGGCCTATGCCGACGGCCGCCGCGCCGAACGCATGCGGCGCGAACTGCCCGGCAGCGCCAGCGTGACCGAGGCGATCTACGACGCCGGCTTCAATTCCAGCGGACGCTTCTACGAACGCAGCGGCGAACAGCTGGGCATGACGCCCGGCGCCTATCGCCGCGGCGGCAGCGGTGAGCGCATCCGCTTCGCGGTGGCGCACTGCTGGTTGGGCGAGCTGCTGGTGGCGGCGACCGACAAGGGTATCTGCGCGGTAACTTTGGGCGACGATGCCGAGCGCCTGGTGCGCGAGCTGCAGGACCGCTTCCCCAAGGCCGAGCTGGTCGGCGGCGATCCCGCATTCGAACGCACGCTGGCGCAGGTGCTGGGTGCGGTCGAGGATCCGCGGCGCGGCGTCGAGCTGCCGCTGGATGTGCGCGGCACCGCGTTCCAGCAACGCGTATGGCAGGCGCTGCGCGAGGTGCCGCCGGGCGTGACGCTGAGCTACTCCGAGCTGGCCGGGCGCGTCGGCAGTCCGGCGGCCGTGCGCGCGGTGGCCAGCGCCTGCGGCAGCAACGAGATCGCGCTGCTGATTCCCTGCCATCGCATCGTCAGGCTGGATGGTTCGCCCTCCGGCTACCGCTGGGGCGTGGAGCGCAAGAAGGCGCTGCTGGAGAAGGAAGCGACGGTACGTACAGCATGA
- a CDS encoding MFS transporter, producing METALDNVPDGPPSIPPASAPQPAEKTGFRVLGAISFSHFLNDMIQSLLLAIYPLLKGNFHLSFAQIGLITLTFQVTASLLQPLVGLYTDKHPKPYSLAVGMGSTLCGLLLLSVAPNFGVLLLAAALVGTGSSVFHPEASRVARMASGGRHGLAQSLFQVGGNAGSAMGPLLAAWIIIPGGQRSVAWFAIAALIAIVVLRQIGHWYARQQSAAKGKGKKKGPAYAQLPKSKVTQAVCILLLLIFSKYFYMASLSSYFTFYLISKFQLSVQDAQLHLFAFLFAVAVGTVAGGPIGDRIGRKAVIWTSILGVAPFTLMLPYASLFWTGVLSVIIGLILASAFSAILVFAQELMPGKIGTVSGLFFGFAFGMGGIGAALLGKLADLTDINFVYQVCAFLPLIGLLAAFLPKMQKLPAA from the coding sequence ATGGAGACAGCACTCGACAACGTGCCCGACGGCCCGCCGTCCATCCCGCCCGCATCCGCGCCGCAACCGGCCGAGAAGACCGGCTTCCGCGTACTGGGGGCGATCAGCTTCTCGCACTTCCTCAACGACATGATCCAGTCGCTGCTGCTGGCCATCTATCCGCTGCTCAAGGGCAATTTTCACCTCAGCTTCGCGCAGATCGGACTGATCACGCTGACCTTCCAGGTCACGGCATCGCTGCTGCAGCCGCTGGTGGGCCTGTACACCGACAAGCATCCGAAACCGTATTCGCTGGCCGTGGGCATGGGCTCGACGCTATGCGGCCTGCTGCTGCTGTCGGTGGCGCCCAACTTCGGCGTGCTGCTGCTGGCGGCGGCGCTGGTGGGCACCGGTTCATCGGTGTTCCATCCGGAAGCCTCGCGCGTGGCGCGCATGGCCTCGGGCGGTCGCCACGGCCTGGCGCAGTCGCTGTTCCAGGTCGGCGGCAACGCCGGCAGCGCGATGGGGCCGCTGCTGGCGGCGTGGATCATCATTCCCGGCGGCCAGCGCAGCGTAGCCTGGTTCGCCATTGCCGCGTTGATCGCCATCGTGGTGCTGCGCCAGATCGGCCACTGGTACGCGCGCCAGCAAAGCGCGGCCAAGGGCAAGGGAAAGAAGAAGGGGCCGGCCTATGCGCAGCTGCCCAAGTCCAAGGTGACGCAGGCGGTGTGCATCCTGCTGCTGCTGATCTTCTCCAAGTACTTTTACATGGCCAGCCTGTCGAGCTACTTCACCTTCTACCTGATCAGCAAGTTCCAGCTGTCGGTGCAGGACGCGCAGCTGCACCTGTTCGCCTTCCTGTTCGCGGTGGCGGTGGGCACCGTGGCCGGCGGCCCGATCGGCGACCGCATCGGCCGCAAGGCGGTGATCTGGACCTCGATCCTGGGCGTGGCGCCGTTCACGCTGATGCTGCCCTACGCCAGCCTGTTCTGGACCGGCGTGCTGTCGGTGATCATCGGCCTGATCCTGGCTTCGGCCTTCTCCGCCATCCTGGTGTTCGCGCAGGAGCTGATGCCGGGAAAGATCGGCACGGTCTCGGGCTTGTTCTTCGGCTTCGCCTTCGGCATGGGCGGCATCGGCGCGGCGCTTCTGGGCAAGCTGGCCGACCTGACCGACATCAACTTCGTCTACCAGGTGTGCGCCTTCCTGCCGCTGATCGGCTTGCTGGCGGCGTTCTTGCCGAAGATGCAGAAATTGCCTGCCGCGTAG
- a CDS encoding ABC transporter substrate-binding protein, whose protein sequence is MILRRIRKIGIGVAAAASLLCISSAAHADRLADIKARGTLVCATLANNEPLGFPDPQSRQIVGFDVDMCAAVAREIGVSMEHRSVTVEARIPALLQGHADLLVAALGFTRERAQQIDYTASHYQNPIKLIVRADAGFNLVTDLADKRISANRSSTPEQAVRRMLPRASMLTFPDTPGAFLALAQEKVDALAISMPSGIRFVSESAGRFRFVEGALAWEPTAMGVRKGEPTLLAAVNEALVKLEKAGEIDALWTKWFGPKTKFNIPREKKLTPIAGFQ, encoded by the coding sequence ATGATTTTGCGGCGCATCAGGAAGATCGGCATCGGCGTGGCGGCTGCCGCGTCCTTGCTGTGCATTTCCTCGGCGGCGCATGCCGACCGGCTCGCCGACATCAAGGCGCGCGGCACGCTGGTCTGCGCCACCCTGGCCAACAACGAACCGCTGGGTTTCCCCGATCCCCAAAGCCGCCAGATCGTCGGCTTCGACGTCGACATGTGCGCCGCGGTGGCGCGCGAGATCGGCGTGAGCATGGAGCACCGCAGCGTCACCGTGGAGGCGCGCATACCGGCCTTGCTGCAAGGGCATGCCGACCTGCTGGTGGCGGCGCTGGGCTTCACCCGCGAGCGCGCGCAGCAGATCGATTACACCGCCTCCCATTACCAGAACCCGATCAAGCTGATCGTGCGCGCCGACGCCGGCTTCAACCTGGTGACCGACCTCGCCGACAAGCGCATCAGCGCCAACCGCAGCTCGACGCCGGAGCAGGCGGTGCGCCGCATGCTGCCGCGCGCCTCGATGCTGACCTTCCCCGATACGCCGGGCGCCTTCCTGGCGCTGGCCCAGGAGAAGGTCGACGCGCTGGCCATTTCGATGCCTTCCGGCATTCGTTTCGTCAGCGAATCGGCGGGCCGCTTCAGGTTCGTCGAGGGCGCGCTGGCCTGGGAGCCGACCGCCATGGGCGTCAGGAAGGGCGAGCCGACCTTGCTGGCCGCCGTCAACGAAGCGCTGGTGAAGCTGGAGAAAGCCGGCGAGATCGATGCGCTGTGGACCAAGTGGTTCGGTCCCAAGACCAAGTTCAATATCCCGCGCGAGAAGAAACTCACGCCGATCGCCGGCTTCCAGTGA